A genomic segment from Nitrospira sp. encodes:
- a CDS encoding Aliphatic amidase AmiE, which yields MRVGYFQFDPSFGEVVRNLDLVTARLERVEADLIVLPELFATGYQFVSQEEVLRLAEPVPDGITTKRLADLAGRRGMTIVAGLPERAGTACFNSAVVVGPEGFVGCYRKTHLFFEETLFFTPGDSGFHVWDIGLAKVGVMICFDWFYPEAARTLALQGAEIIAHPSNLVLPHCPDSMVTRCLENRTFSVTANRIGSEARGGKDRLTFIGMSEIVDPRGRILHRAPREGEDLTIVDIDPVEARTKALNSYNDLLRDRRPTLYGA from the coding sequence ATGCGAGTCGGGTATTTCCAATTCGATCCGTCGTTCGGTGAGGTCGTTCGCAACCTCGACCTTGTGACCGCTCGGCTTGAGCGGGTGGAGGCGGACCTCATCGTCCTGCCGGAGTTGTTCGCGACCGGCTACCAGTTCGTGTCGCAGGAGGAGGTATTACGGCTTGCGGAGCCGGTTCCGGACGGAATCACCACGAAACGGCTGGCGGATCTTGCCGGACGGCGTGGGATGACGATCGTCGCGGGGTTGCCGGAACGGGCCGGCACCGCCTGTTTCAATTCGGCGGTGGTAGTCGGGCCTGAGGGCTTCGTCGGCTGCTACAGGAAGACGCATCTCTTTTTTGAAGAGACGCTCTTTTTTACTCCGGGCGACAGCGGCTTTCACGTCTGGGACATCGGTCTCGCTAAGGTGGGGGTCATGATCTGCTTCGACTGGTTTTATCCCGAAGCGGCCCGCACGTTGGCGTTACAGGGGGCGGAGATCATCGCGCATCCGTCCAACCTGGTCCTGCCGCACTGCCCGGATTCGATGGTGACGCGCTGTTTGGAAAATCGGACCTTCAGCGTGACGGCCAATCGGATCGGCAGCGAGGCACGGGGTGGAAAGGATCGACTGACCTTTATCGGCATGAGCGAGATCGTCGACCCGCGCGGGCGCATTCTGCACCGCGCTCCTCGGGAGGGCGAAGACCTCACCATCGTCGACATCGATCCGGTCGAAGCCAGGACGAAGGCACTCAATTCCTATAACGACCTCCTGCGCGATCGTCGCCCGACCCTGTATGGAGCCTGA
- a CDS encoding Transposase produces MRYRAIQEHDRRYPIRLMCRALAVSPAGYYAWRGRPESRRAAANRTLLVTIRVLHQDSRQTYGSPSIWRALRKQGHRVGEHRVARLMRHDGLRAKTVKKWRATTHSSHRLPVAANTLDRQFTVSQPNRVWAGDITYVWTLEGWLYLAVLLDLYSRAVIGWAMGPRLTGDLTEQALRMALTTRLPEAGRLHHSDRGSQYAAGPYQQLLTTHGITASMSRKGNCWDNACVESFFGTLKRELVYHRHYATRAEAKQDIFEYIEVFYNRTRRHSTLGYHSPVEYESRTAVA; encoded by the coding sequence ATGAGATACCGCGCGATCCAGGAGCACGACCGTCGCTATCCGATCCGCCTGATGTGCCGAGCGCTGGCGGTCTCCCCCGCGGGGTATTACGCGTGGCGAGGACGTCCAGAAAGTCGGCGGGCGGCCGCCAATCGTACGCTGCTCGTCACAATTCGAGTGCTCCATCAGGACAGTCGTCAGACCTATGGCAGTCCGAGCATCTGGCGGGCTCTCCGCAAACAGGGCCACCGGGTTGGGGAGCATCGCGTGGCCCGGCTGATGCGCCACGATGGCCTCCGGGCCAAGACCGTGAAGAAATGGCGGGCCACGACGCACTCGTCGCACCGCTTGCCCGTGGCAGCGAACACGCTTGACCGCCAGTTCACGGTGTCGCAGCCCAACCGGGTCTGGGCAGGCGATATCACCTACGTCTGGACCCTGGAGGGGTGGCTGTATCTGGCCGTGCTGCTGGATCTGTACTCGCGTGCAGTCATCGGCTGGGCGATGGGCCCACGATTGACAGGAGATTTAACCGAACAGGCCCTCCGCATGGCGCTCACCACTCGGCTGCCCGAAGCTGGACGCCTGCATCACTCCGATCGCGGGAGTCAGTATGCCGCAGGGCCGTACCAGCAGCTGCTCACCACGCACGGTATCACGGCCAGCATGAGCCGCAAAGGCAATTGCTGGGACAACGCCTGCGTGGAGAGCTTCTTCGGGACACTGAAGCGCGAGCTCGTGTACCATCGGCACTATGCCACACGAGCCGAAGCCAAGCAGGACATCTTCGAATACATTGAGGTGTTCTACAATCGGACGCGTCGGCACTCGACCCTCGGCTATCACTCCCCGGTCGAGTATGAATCGAGGACGGCAGTCGCGTAA
- a CDS encoding N-hydroxyarylamine O-acetyltransferase, which yields MVDRSAYLARIGYRGSLVPSMETLRGLHLSHVLTVPFENLDIHLGRPISLEPSALFEKIVTSRRGGYCFELNGLFALLLEDLGFAITRLAARVLYGAEGVRPRSHQVLLVHLDGKRWIVDVGFGGQGLREPLPCVAGLEHRQGPDQFRLTTDERGEHVLQCSLDEAWTNLYSFTLEPWLPVDYQFANYYHSHAPESLFVQRLICTIPTLDGRKTFIGNLLKVRGIDGLQELHVTNEWECKQLLREHFGLSINDHLRFLGVGEE from the coding sequence ATGGTTGATCGATCGGCCTATCTCGCGCGCATCGGCTATCGCGGCTCGTTGGTTCCGTCGATGGAGACATTGCGTGGTTTGCATCTCTCCCATGTCCTGACCGTGCCGTTCGAGAATCTGGACATCCATCTTGGACGCCCCATTTCCTTGGAGCCCTCTGCCCTTTTTGAGAAGATCGTGACGAGTCGTCGAGGCGGGTACTGCTTCGAGTTGAACGGGTTGTTTGCGCTGTTGCTAGAAGACCTTGGATTCGCCATCACCAGATTGGCGGCCCGGGTGTTGTATGGGGCGGAAGGCGTAAGGCCGCGGAGTCACCAGGTGTTACTCGTTCATCTGGACGGGAAGCGCTGGATTGTGGATGTCGGATTCGGAGGGCAGGGATTGCGTGAGCCGTTGCCCTGTGTGGCTGGTCTGGAACATCGGCAAGGGCCGGATCAATTTAGGCTCACGACGGACGAACGGGGAGAGCATGTGCTGCAATGTAGTCTCGATGAGGCCTGGACGAATCTCTATTCCTTTACTCTCGAGCCCTGGCTGCCGGTGGACTACCAGTTTGCCAACTACTACCACTCGCATGCGCCGGAGTCGCTGTTCGTTCAGCGACTGATATGCACGATACCCACCCTGGATGGGCGGAAAACATTCATCGGTAACCTGCTCAAAGTTCGAGGAATTGATGGATTGCAGGAACTTCATGTAACAAATGAATGGGAGTGCAAGCAGCTGCTCCGGGAGCACTTCGGATTGAGCATTAACGATCACTTGAGGTTTCTTGGTGTGGGCGAGGAGTAA
- a CDS encoding hypothetical protein (Deacetylases, including yeast histone deacetylase and acetoin utilization protein) gives MGKTGLVYDPRYLEHDMGAGHPESPNRLRAIMQRLEQSGLAAKLTRVEPRKAEDEWVTLVHRPSYVATLNQQAPASGRISLDADTSMSPGSLPAAYLAAGGALTGVDAIMAGQVEHVFCAVRPPGHHAEAGRAMGFCLFNNVAIAARYVQKRHDLQRVLIVDWDVHHGNGTQHSFESDPSVLFFSTHQYPHYPGTGRATERGNGPAEGFTINVPMEAGQGDDEYRSMFQKVLVPAADDFKPDFVIISAGFDAHRDDPLASMALTEEGYADLTAIVVGIAKRHCRGRLLSSLEGGYNLTALAASVERHIQTLVEA, from the coding sequence ATGGGAAAAACCGGTCTTGTTTACGATCCCCGCTACCTCGAACACGACATGGGCGCCGGACATCCGGAGTCGCCCAACCGGTTGCGTGCGATCATGCAGCGGCTCGAACAGAGCGGTTTGGCCGCCAAGCTGACCAGGGTCGAGCCACGAAAGGCCGAAGACGAGTGGGTGACGCTTGTCCATCGGCCCTCCTATGTGGCGACACTCAATCAGCAGGCACCGGCCAGCGGCCGAATCTCGCTCGATGCGGATACCTCCATGTCGCCCGGCTCTCTGCCTGCCGCCTATCTGGCTGCAGGCGGGGCCTTGACCGGGGTGGATGCGATTATGGCAGGTCAGGTCGAGCATGTGTTCTGCGCCGTTCGGCCGCCGGGCCACCATGCGGAGGCGGGGCGGGCGATGGGTTTCTGCCTGTTCAACAATGTGGCGATCGCGGCTCGTTATGTTCAGAAGCGTCATGACCTGCAGCGGGTCTTGATCGTCGATTGGGACGTGCACCACGGCAACGGCACGCAGCACAGCTTTGAATCAGATCCGTCGGTCCTGTTCTTCAGCACGCACCAGTACCCACATTACCCAGGGACCGGGCGCGCCACGGAGCGGGGGAACGGCCCTGCGGAAGGATTTACGATCAATGTACCGATGGAGGCCGGCCAAGGCGACGACGAGTATCGATCGATGTTTCAGAAGGTACTGGTGCCGGCTGCCGATGATTTCAAGCCGGACTTCGTCATCATCTCCGCCGGCTTCGATGCCCATCGAGACGATCCATTGGCGAGTATGGCACTGACGGAGGAGGGCTACGCGGACTTGACGGCGATCGTGGTCGGGATTGCCAAGCGCCATTGCCGGGGACGGTTGCTGTCTTCGCTTGAAGGGGGCTACAACCTCACGGCGTTGGCCGCATCGGTCGAACGGCATATTCAGACGTTGGTGGAGGCATGA
- a CDS encoding Excinuclease ABC subunit A gives MANRIPPDHTTNDLIVEGARQNNLKNISLRIPHDKVTAITGLSGSGKSSLAFDTLFAEGQWRYVESLSTYARMFLDKVNRPDVDRLINIRPAIAIEQKNPVRTARATVGTATEVADLLRLLFAKIGKLICPDCRQEARGYHPGSLAEEVLAQFPEARAMVLFPVNDLGPGHDRSLMDALMKRGFTRLRCGDETVDLHDQPALPDTRTSGIQVIVDRLVLRPDNRHRLIEAIEVAFQEAEGICHIEVIGQGLRTYSTHFRCQGCGRMFEPLRPLLFSFNHPLGACPDCKGFGNILRYDRDLVIPDRSKSLADGAIEPWSKPGSDWWQKQILLAMKKQGVDLTAPFQELPEEVQQLIWEGSDQVEGVRQYFDYLETKRYKLHVRVLLSRYRSPATCPTCHGSRLKPSARFVKLAGQDIVEIGELTIEAAAAWFERLAMPAFDAEVAKDILRQLHAKLNFLLRVGLSYLTLSRQTKTLSGGEAQRIALANQLGSRLVGTLYVLDEPTIGLHARDTDTLAGILRDLANHGNTVVVVEHDPSMIQAADHIVEMGPGSGEQGGHIVCAAPREQFLADPASLTARYLRGETRIPLPKTRRSGNGKVLSIAGAAEHNLKNLVVRIPLHMLVCVTGVSGSGKSTLIEKTLYRAAARAFRIESLPMGKFQAIKGLEHVKGVRLIDQQPIGRTPRSNPITYLKAFDEIRTLFASEREALRRGLTPGHFSFNSADGRCERCEGNGYEKLEMYFFEDIYATCEQCDGKRFKPNVLNIRYRGKTIHDVLHLTVAEAQAFFSGTPKLTEKLHLLASIGLGYLRLGQAANTLSGGEAQRLKIAAELKDPSAHNLLYILDEPTTGLHLDDIKKLLAVLHKLVDTGNTLVVVEHNLDVIKTADWVIDLGPEGGEAGGHIVAEGRPEQIVKVAQSHTGRFLAKVLEAPASRRTESLSAIRNSNDEIREMIN, from the coding sequence GTGGCCAACCGTATTCCCCCAGATCACACCACGAACGACTTGATCGTCGAAGGCGCGCGCCAAAACAATCTCAAGAACATCTCCTTGCGGATTCCGCATGACAAGGTCACGGCGATCACCGGCCTGTCGGGATCGGGCAAATCCTCACTCGCGTTCGACACGCTCTTCGCCGAAGGACAGTGGCGCTATGTCGAATCGCTCTCGACCTACGCGCGCATGTTTCTCGATAAGGTGAACCGCCCCGACGTCGACCGGCTGATCAACATCCGTCCGGCAATTGCTATCGAACAGAAGAATCCGGTCCGCACGGCCCGCGCGACCGTCGGCACGGCCACCGAGGTCGCCGATCTCTTGCGGCTTCTCTTCGCCAAAATCGGGAAGCTTATCTGTCCCGACTGCCGCCAGGAAGCCCGTGGCTACCATCCCGGCTCCTTGGCCGAGGAAGTCCTCGCACAATTTCCCGAGGCGCGGGCCATGGTGCTGTTCCCGGTCAACGACTTGGGCCCCGGCCACGACCGATCGTTGATGGACGCGCTCATGAAACGCGGCTTCACGCGGTTGCGTTGCGGCGACGAGACGGTAGATCTCCACGACCAGCCGGCCCTGCCTGACACACGCACATCGGGGATTCAAGTCATTGTGGATCGCCTGGTGCTCCGACCGGACAACCGCCATCGCCTCATCGAGGCCATCGAGGTCGCGTTTCAGGAGGCCGAGGGGATCTGCCATATCGAGGTCATCGGCCAGGGACTTCGGACCTACAGCACCCATTTTCGCTGCCAGGGGTGCGGACGCATGTTCGAGCCCCTGCGCCCGCTGTTGTTTTCGTTCAACCATCCTCTCGGCGCCTGCCCCGACTGCAAGGGCTTCGGCAACATCCTTCGTTATGACCGGGACCTCGTCATCCCCGATCGCAGCAAGTCGTTGGCCGACGGCGCGATCGAGCCTTGGAGCAAGCCGGGATCGGACTGGTGGCAGAAGCAAATATTGCTGGCGATGAAGAAACAGGGCGTGGATCTGACGGCTCCGTTTCAAGAGCTTCCCGAAGAGGTGCAACAGCTGATCTGGGAAGGGAGCGATCAAGTCGAAGGAGTCCGGCAGTACTTCGACTATCTGGAAACCAAACGCTACAAGCTCCATGTGCGCGTGCTGCTCAGCCGCTACCGCAGTCCGGCCACCTGCCCGACCTGCCACGGCAGCCGTCTGAAACCGTCCGCCCGGTTCGTCAAATTGGCGGGGCAGGATATCGTGGAGATCGGTGAACTCACCATTGAAGCGGCCGCCGCCTGGTTCGAGCGCCTGGCCATGCCCGCCTTCGACGCGGAGGTCGCCAAGGATATTCTGCGCCAACTGCATGCGAAGCTGAACTTTCTACTGCGTGTAGGATTGAGCTACCTCACGCTGTCGCGGCAGACGAAAACCTTGTCCGGTGGAGAAGCACAACGAATTGCACTGGCCAACCAGCTGGGCTCCCGTTTGGTGGGTACACTCTACGTATTGGATGAACCGACGATCGGCCTGCATGCCCGCGACACGGACACCCTGGCCGGGATCCTTCGCGATCTCGCCAATCATGGCAACACCGTCGTCGTGGTGGAGCACGATCCATCGATGATTCAGGCCGCAGACCACATCGTCGAAATGGGACCCGGTTCGGGCGAGCAGGGCGGGCACATCGTCTGCGCGGCGCCACGCGAACAATTCCTCGCCGACCCGGCCTCGCTCACCGCCCGGTACCTGCGCGGAGAGACCCGCATTCCCCTGCCGAAGACCCGGCGCTCGGGCAACGGCAAAGTCCTGAGCATCGCCGGCGCGGCCGAGCACAATCTCAAGAATCTCGTAGTCCGCATTCCGCTCCACATGCTGGTCTGCGTCACCGGCGTCTCGGGATCGGGCAAAAGCACGCTCATCGAAAAGACGCTGTACCGGGCCGCCGCCCGCGCCTTTCGTATCGAGTCGCTCCCGATGGGAAAGTTCCAGGCCATCAAGGGACTCGAACATGTGAAGGGCGTACGGCTCATCGACCAACAGCCGATCGGCCGGACGCCGCGCTCCAACCCCATCACCTACCTGAAGGCCTTCGACGAGATCCGCACCCTGTTCGCCTCCGAGCGGGAAGCCCTGCGCCGCGGTTTGACGCCAGGGCACTTCTCCTTCAATTCCGCCGACGGTCGCTGCGAGCGCTGCGAAGGGAACGGGTATGAAAAGCTGGAGATGTATTTCTTCGAAGACATCTATGCCACCTGCGAGCAATGCGACGGCAAACGCTTCAAACCGAATGTGCTGAACATCCGCTATCGTGGCAAGACCATCCACGATGTGCTGCACCTGACGGTGGCGGAAGCGCAAGCTTTTTTCTCAGGGACGCCCAAGCTGACGGAGAAGCTCCACTTGCTCGCTTCAATCGGGCTGGGATATCTTCGGCTCGGCCAGGCGGCGAACACGTTGTCGGGCGGAGAAGCCCAGCGGCTGAAGATCGCCGCCGAATTGAAAGATCCCTCGGCGCACAATCTGCTCTACATTCTGGATGAGCCGACGACGGGCCTGCATCTCGACGACATCAAGAAACTGCTGGCGGTGCTGCACAAATTGGTGGACACCGGCAACACGCTCGTCGTCGTGGAACACAACCTGGATGTGATCAAGACCGCCGACTGGGTGATCGACCTGGGACCTGAAGGAGGCGAGGCGGGTGGGCACATCGTCGCGGAGGGACGCCCCGAACAGATCGTGAAGGTCGCCCAGTCTCACACAGGGCGATTCTTAGCGAAGGTGCTGGAAGCCCCCGCATCTCGCAGGACAGAAAGCCTTTCCGCCATACGAAATTCGAACGACGAGATCCGAGAGATGATCAATTGA
- a CDS encoding Thiosulfate sulfurtransferase, rhodanese produces the protein MHHPLLIDSDQLQRRLGQPGLVIIDVRGRATYEFGGHIPGAVHSTWHEYSDPDAVAKGLLDPDLKRIEKRVQALGVDRDSDVVIYSNPFDNWGDEGRMFWMLEYLGHKKLKVLDGGWVKWINERRPFEHGAVHPAPGNFTVTPVESAIVMKEELKGIVRKSHPTTTIVDARSLEEYLGKEVSGIPRPGHIPGAVHVAWSGFLNPDATVRDLAAIKTQLDLKGLDPTHETVCYCTGGVRSGWLYFILRLAGYEHLRNYPGSWWEWSRDFACPVEKDLSALQKLLGLSEQAAPPGMRPS, from the coding sequence ATGCATCATCCATTATTGATCGACAGCGACCAGCTTCAGCGACGATTGGGGCAACCGGGGCTTGTGATTATCGATGTGCGGGGGAGGGCGACCTATGAATTCGGCGGCCACATTCCCGGCGCCGTACATTCCACGTGGCATGAGTACAGCGACCCCGATGCCGTGGCCAAGGGCCTGTTGGATCCGGACTTGAAACGGATCGAGAAGCGCGTGCAGGCGCTCGGCGTCGACCGGGACAGCGACGTCGTCATCTATTCGAACCCCTTCGACAACTGGGGCGACGAGGGCCGCATGTTCTGGATGTTGGAATACTTAGGCCACAAGAAACTCAAAGTCTTGGACGGCGGCTGGGTGAAGTGGATCAACGAACGCCGACCGTTCGAACATGGGGCAGTGCATCCTGCCCCCGGCAATTTCACGGTGACGCCAGTGGAATCCGCGATCGTCATGAAGGAGGAGTTGAAGGGGATCGTGCGCAAGTCGCATCCTACGACCACGATCGTGGACGCCCGCAGTCTCGAAGAGTATCTGGGGAAAGAAGTGTCCGGCATCCCGCGTCCCGGCCATATTCCCGGCGCCGTGCATGTGGCCTGGAGCGGGTTTCTCAATCCCGATGCGACAGTGAGGGATCTGGCGGCGATCAAGACGCAGTTGGATCTCAAGGGGCTCGATCCGACACACGAGACGGTCTGTTATTGTACCGGCGGTGTCCGTTCCGGATGGCTGTACTTTATTTTGCGATTGGCCGGCTACGAACATTTGCGCAACTACCCCGGATCTTGGTGGGAGTGGAGCCGTGATTTCGCCTGCCCGGTGGAAAAAGATTTGTCGGCCTTGCAGAAGTTGCTGGGTCTGTCGGAACAGGCGGCTCCGCCCGGCATGCGCCCGTCTTGA
- a CDS encoding UPF0301 protein YqgE, translating into MTTPLGKGIFLVAAPALKDPNFRQAVVLLCEHGPEGALGVIVNRPTAMSISEALPQVPILEGQLHVLYSGGPVQTNQVMLLYRINQVPENSHPVFDGVCLGGDLDIMERILTKREGKESFRAYLGYSGWGPGQLESEMQIGSWITLPADPSIVFDKEPTRIWSDVFLSLDDDTRHYADMPFDPTFN; encoded by the coding sequence ATGACGACTCCGCTTGGTAAAGGGATTTTTCTGGTGGCCGCGCCGGCGTTGAAGGATCCGAACTTTCGGCAGGCGGTGGTGCTGTTGTGTGAGCATGGACCGGAAGGCGCTCTGGGGGTGATCGTCAACCGCCCGACCGCCATGTCCATCTCCGAGGCACTTCCTCAAGTTCCGATTCTGGAAGGCCAACTGCACGTGCTGTATTCCGGGGGGCCGGTTCAGACCAACCAGGTGATGTTGCTCTATCGCATCAATCAGGTCCCTGAAAATTCACACCCGGTGTTCGACGGCGTGTGCCTCGGGGGTGACTTGGATATCATGGAGCGCATCCTTACGAAGCGAGAGGGGAAAGAATCGTTTCGCGCCTATCTTGGGTATTCAGGATGGGGGCCTGGCCAGCTGGAATCGGAGATGCAGATCGGTTCATGGATCACGCTGCCCGCCGATCCCTCGATCGTTTTCGACAAGGAACCGACGCGTATCTGGTCGGATGTCTTCCTCTCGCTCGACGACGACACGCGGCACTATGCCGACATGCCCTTCGATCCCACCTTCAATTGA
- a CDS encoding Efflux transport system, outer membrane factor (OMF) lipoprotein produces the protein MTIRILRGLLLLGTATTLTTWTVPPAFGLEVTRPIPTERREAVSLADAVVKALQNNLDISIGRHTKESRLADIVIEQAKFDPTVSLNGQYNRQVTPLNRPVLGFTGANLNEITKFDQNTSTVTADITQNLPTGANYDLNYSPQRSFVGGPNTFLFNPAWTGGLALTVTQPLLKNFGMEVNRTFISIAQNNATVEQHVFLDRVLTVIASVEQTFWEVVFSNENLKVAQAALKAAEELLASNRAKAKAGVMSIVDVLQAEAAVASRVEQILVAEKSIRDQEDQLRRLLNPAEEELRQDLRLTPIDPPTTVLEAISLQEAIDIAMERRPEILQAGKNVESSDLNVKFAKNQLLPTLSFQGTMGLSGLGADYGDATRRNLGGDFYNYGAGLVLSYPLGNRSAYSTYNKRQLESRNAQSSLQSVRQQVIVGVREAVRRVHTDFKRIETTKSARIMAEKQLQAEQERLKVGLSTTRFVLDFQRDLATAQGNELRAIVDYNKSLSNLARNKATTLERYDLKLE, from the coding sequence ATGACGATTCGAATTCTCCGCGGACTCCTTCTCCTAGGGACTGCGACAACGCTCACCACCTGGACGGTCCCGCCCGCTTTCGGGCTGGAAGTGACCAGGCCGATCCCGACTGAACGGCGCGAAGCCGTCTCGCTCGCAGACGCAGTCGTCAAGGCGCTGCAGAACAATCTCGATATCAGCATCGGCCGGCATACCAAAGAGAGCCGCCTGGCCGACATCGTGATCGAGCAGGCCAAGTTCGATCCCACCGTCAGCCTGAACGGACAGTACAACCGCCAGGTCACCCCGCTGAATCGGCCGGTTCTCGGTTTCACCGGAGCCAATCTGAATGAGATTACGAAGTTCGACCAGAACACCTCCACCGTCACCGCCGACATCACCCAGAATCTCCCCACCGGCGCCAACTACGACTTGAACTACAGCCCCCAGCGCAGTTTCGTGGGCGGCCCCAACACCTTCCTGTTCAACCCGGCCTGGACAGGCGGCCTCGCCTTGACGGTCACCCAACCGCTCCTGAAAAACTTCGGCATGGAAGTGAACAGGACCTTTATCTCCATCGCCCAGAACAATGCGACGGTCGAACAGCACGTCTTCCTCGACCGCGTGTTGACCGTCATCGCCAGCGTCGAACAAACCTTCTGGGAAGTGGTGTTTTCGAATGAAAACCTCAAGGTCGCGCAGGCGGCGCTCAAGGCGGCCGAAGAACTGTTGGCCAGCAATCGCGCCAAGGCCAAGGCGGGCGTCATGTCGATCGTCGATGTCTTGCAAGCAGAAGCCGCCGTCGCCTCGCGGGTCGAGCAGATCCTCGTGGCCGAAAAATCCATTCGCGACCAGGAAGACCAATTGCGCCGCCTGCTGAATCCCGCCGAAGAGGAATTACGGCAGGACCTCCGGTTGACTCCGATCGATCCGCCGACGACGGTCCTGGAAGCGATCAGCCTGCAAGAGGCCATCGACATCGCCATGGAGCGCCGTCCGGAAATTCTGCAGGCCGGTAAAAATGTGGAAAGCAGCGATCTCAATGTGAAGTTTGCCAAGAATCAACTCTTGCCGACCCTTTCGTTTCAGGGCACGATGGGGCTCTCGGGGCTCGGCGCGGACTACGGTGACGCCACCAGGCGGAATCTCGGCGGAGACTTTTACAACTACGGCGCCGGTCTGGTCCTCAGCTACCCGCTCGGCAACCGTTCGGCCTACAGCACGTACAACAAACGGCAGTTGGAATCGCGCAATGCCCAGTCGTCGTTGCAAAGCGTCCGCCAGCAGGTGATCGTCGGTGTCCGCGAAGCGGTCCGTCGCGTCCACACCGATTTCAAACGAATCGAAACCACCAAATCCGCCCGCATCATGGCCGAAAAGCAATTGCAGGCCGAACAGGAACGTTTGAAGGTCGGCCTCAGCACGACACGGTTCGTGCTCGACTTTCAGCGCGACCTCGCCACGGCTCAGGGCAACGAACTTCGGGCCATCGTGGACTACAATAAATCTCTCTCGAATCTCGCACGCAACAAGGCCACCACCCTCGAACGGTACGACCTGAAACTCGAATAG
- a CDS encoding Metal-dependent hydrolases of the beta-lactamase superfamily III: MNPSFSSHLVNDVFGDPGLFVEVRWSKRALLFDLGHNDALGPTRLLRAGDIFISHTHMDHFIGFDAVLRVALGRGKTLRLYGPPGLIANVEGKLRGYTWNLVDGYPLTIIVQEFHDRTVRSATFPATDGFRRHDAQEHALISRETNNQFFVLEDPMFTVQAVVLNHRIPSFAYALQEQFHVNVNKERLHEAGFPVGYWLKEVKHYLWQGKSDDFRFQATLYHEHHKEEREFVLGEVRERFITISRGQKLAYVVDARYDEENETKVVELARGADIFYCEAPYLDQDAEKARERYHLTARQAGLMARKAGVRELVVFHFSPRYTGLGHQIMAEAQRAFREG; the protein is encoded by the coding sequence ATGAATCCTTCCTTCTCCAGCCACCTCGTCAACGATGTCTTCGGCGATCCCGGCCTGTTCGTTGAAGTGCGTTGGTCGAAGCGCGCATTGCTGTTCGATCTGGGCCACAACGATGCCCTGGGCCCGACCCGCTTGCTACGCGCCGGCGACATCTTCATCTCCCACACCCACATGGACCACTTCATCGGGTTCGATGCGGTGCTGCGCGTCGCCCTGGGGCGCGGAAAAACGCTCCGGCTCTATGGACCACCGGGCCTGATCGCCAACGTCGAAGGGAAACTGCGCGGCTACACGTGGAATCTCGTGGACGGCTATCCACTCACGATCATCGTGCAGGAGTTTCATGACCGAACAGTTCGGAGCGCGACCTTCCCAGCAACCGATGGATTTCGCCGTCATGATGCCCAGGAGCACGCGCTCATCAGCCGGGAAACCAACAACCAATTTTTCGTTCTCGAAGACCCCATGTTCACCGTGCAGGCGGTCGTGTTGAATCACCGCATACCCTCCTTCGCCTATGCGCTGCAGGAGCAGTTTCATGTGAACGTCAACAAGGAACGGCTGCATGAAGCAGGATTCCCCGTCGGCTACTGGCTGAAGGAAGTGAAGCACTACCTCTGGCAGGGCAAGTCGGACGACTTTCGATTCCAGGCCACGCTCTACCATGAACACCACAAGGAGGAGCGCGAGTTTGTCCTGGGCGAGGTCCGCGAGCGATTCATCACCATCAGCCGCGGCCAGAAGCTCGCCTATGTGGTAGATGCTCGCTATGATGAGGAAAACGAAACCAAAGTCGTCGAGCTTGCTCGCGGCGCCGACATCTTTTACTGTGAGGCTCCCTATCTGGATCAAGATGCGGAGAAGGCCAGGGAGCGCTATCACCTGACGGCTAGGCAAGCGGGGCTGATGGCCAGAAAGGCCGGCGTGCGAGAACTGGTCGTCTTCCATTTCTCGCCGCGCTACACGGGCCTCGGACATCAAATCATGGCAGAAGCACAACGGGCATTTCGAGAGGGATGA
- a CDS encoding Tetratricopeptide TPR_2 translates to MPNPRIEPLKKVLAIDPNDDVAWFGLGKAFMEDAAWQDAVTALRSCITVKPTYSAAYYALAQSLQKLGRFDECRQVSDQGIDVSTKNGDAMVTKNLEALKSMLPA, encoded by the coding sequence ATGCCGAATCCTCGAATCGAACCGCTGAAAAAAGTGCTGGCGATCGACCCGAACGACGATGTGGCCTGGTTCGGGCTGGGAAAGGCCTTCATGGAAGATGCCGCCTGGCAGGACGCGGTGACGGCGCTCCGGAGCTGCATCACGGTCAAGCCCACCTACTCGGCGGCCTATTATGCACTGGCGCAATCACTGCAGAAGCTCGGTCGCTTCGACGAATGCCGGCAGGTCTCCGATCAAGGCATCGACGTCTCCACCAAAAACGGCGACGCGATGGTGACGAAGAATCTGGAAGCGTTGAAGAGCATGCTCCCCGCCTGA